The following coding sequences are from one Bradyrhizobium sp. 200 window:
- a CDS encoding peptidoglycan-binding domain-containing protein, whose amino-acid sequence MEMALLIKLLPVVFRAINVAPQIQEAMRIGTPIVKAVEENAGDLLPLLKEIGKEKFPGIDERFAPAAAASTMFDPIRIKWLQTALNVLGASPPLDVDGEYGPMTKDAVLQFQKAHNVVADGWAGDTTHATLQLALSKKPKLAAENAVFAG is encoded by the coding sequence ATGGAAATGGCCCTGCTTATCAAACTATTACCAGTCGTCTTCCGAGCCATTAACGTCGCGCCACAAATTCAGGAAGCGATGCGAATTGGAACGCCGATCGTCAAGGCCGTGGAGGAAAATGCGGGTGATCTCTTGCCCTTGTTGAAGGAAATCGGCAAAGAAAAATTTCCAGGCATTGATGAGAGATTTGCGCCGGCCGCAGCCGCCTCGACGATGTTTGATCCGATCAGGATAAAGTGGCTTCAGACGGCGCTGAATGTCCTCGGCGCCAGTCCGCCGCTCGATGTCGATGGCGAGTACGGTCCAATGACGAAAGATGCCGTGTTGCAGTTCCAAAAGGCTCACAACGTCGTGGCTGACGGCTGGGCTGGCGATACCACTCACGCCACGCTGCAGCTAGCGCTTTCAAAGAAGCCAAAATTAGCAGCAGAAAACGCTGTGTTCGCCGGGTAA
- a CDS encoding murein L,D-transpeptidase family protein encodes MVRRALVVLAAAFAAALTPVTCLGESSKPLPAKATQELPAELLALLEQKKMPKYSPIVVRLFKEEAELEVWKQDTAGRFQILKTYPICRWSGDLGPKLYEGDRQAPEGFYTITPELMNPNSNFYLSINLGYPNSFDKANKRNGSFLMIHGDCWSSGCYAMTDEQISEIYSLARDSLSGRPSFQVQAYPFRLTPANLARHRNSPNLAFWKMLKVGNDHFETTGREPKVDVCNRRYVFDAQPPPNSPHPLVFNATEKCPPFVVNPEIARRALEKQRADERAYAQLLEDNLPTAPIYSGLDGGMNKAFLARFPGRVTLAKVMPYASYLPQLPPIPWIDGDGSVTSRWFGTSFSKTVLCDAARASFPSRRC; translated from the coding sequence ATGGTCCGACGTGCACTCGTGGTGCTGGCGGCGGCTTTTGCCGCTGCCTTGACGCCGGTCACTTGCCTTGGCGAAAGCAGCAAGCCGTTGCCGGCCAAGGCGACACAGGAATTACCGGCCGAGCTGCTCGCGCTGCTCGAACAGAAGAAGATGCCAAAATATTCACCTATCGTTGTGCGTCTGTTCAAGGAAGAGGCGGAGCTCGAAGTCTGGAAGCAGGACACGGCCGGCCGTTTCCAGATCCTCAAGACCTATCCGATCTGCCGGTGGTCGGGCGATCTCGGGCCGAAGTTGTACGAGGGCGACCGACAGGCTCCGGAAGGATTTTATACGATTACGCCTGAGTTGATGAACCCCAACTCCAACTTCTATCTCTCGATCAACCTCGGCTACCCCAACAGCTTCGACAAGGCGAACAAGCGCAACGGCAGCTTCCTCATGATCCACGGCGACTGCTGGTCGAGCGGTTGCTATGCCATGACCGACGAACAGATCAGCGAAATCTATTCGCTGGCGCGCGACTCGCTCAGCGGCCGACCGTCGTTCCAGGTCCAGGCCTATCCGTTCCGCCTGACGCCGGCGAACCTGGCCCGGCATCGAAACAGTCCCAACCTGGCCTTCTGGAAAATGCTCAAGGTCGGCAACGATCATTTCGAGACGACGGGACGCGAACCCAAGGTGGATGTGTGCAACCGCCGCTATGTATTCGATGCGCAACCTCCGCCGAATTCGCCGCACCCGCTCGTGTTCAACGCGACCGAAAAATGTCCGCCCTTCGTCGTCAATCCGGAAATCGCGCGGCGGGCGCTGGAAAAACAGCGCGCCGACGAGCGCGCGTACGCGCAATTGCTTGAAGACAATTTGCCGACTGCCCCGATCTACAGCGGACTTGACGGCGGAATGAACAAGGCTTTCCTCGCACGATTCCCGGGCCGGGTGACGCTTGCGAAAGTGATGCCGTATGCGTCTTACCTGCCGCAATTGCCGCCGATCCCCTGGATCGATGGTGATGGATCGGTGACGAGCAGATGGTTTGGTACCTCGTTCTCCAAAACGGTTTTGTGTGATGCGGCTCGTGCCAGCTTCCCGTCGAGACGGTGCTAA